In one Alosa alosa isolate M-15738 ecotype Scorff River chromosome 14, AALO_Geno_1.1, whole genome shotgun sequence genomic region, the following are encoded:
- the usp8 gene encoding ubiquitin carboxyl-terminal hydrolase 8 isoform X2: MPAVSTGAKELYLSTSLGELNKKAEFKPEKASTRHYVQSACKMFKAAEECRLDRDEEKAYVLYMRYLTVYDVIKKRPDFKQQQDYYLSMLGPSSFKKAIEEAEKLSESLKLRYEEVEVRKKLEEREKQEEKRRKEEKQEKDEGRSLSKGTTDSRKDNKKVKGEQNDSKIVPSKAAVPVGGITAEKLFHMMMDHSLSVIVMDARSLRDFEESQIQVPAQKCISVPEEAISPGITVNQIEVKLPEASKELWKRRGFVDYVVLLDWFSSAADLKLGTTLQSLKDALYKWDSTTILRSEPMVLEGGYENWLFFYPMYTTNAKVKPPRQQASSAIPQLNFSYPSLEEPKPPAAPEPQQPVQVNGRAADEALPLEPAAPEPSTVAPAVPDGPVPKVTETTKKVPLPQTGVTVKPTPQVDRSKKPSVRISDGSRPNNEPPTKDSQLPQNGPFVPDRSVKPAFESGGQLSEEERIQIHAEAAGVKDKARWELEQRRRAQEEEEAREEEERRRRQEQEEGERKTPEEEEEEEEEEKGRQERGRLERQRAEEDDQVGQERFRRGQRTQKGEGQLKSVSLDSPMPNNVVSEIKREPLTRARSEEMGRTVPGLPVGWMKFLDTVTGTYRYYHSPTNRVHLYPPEVSVPQTPPATPKQKPAKPPEAERDREQSKLKRSYSSPDITQDLQEEGQKKPTPTPTINRETKPITASTYAKVENSRPSAAKIRSLNPTFGGLGPALTGLRNLGNTCYMNSILQCLCNTPIMADYFNKNRYQDDINRANILGHKGEVAEEFGVIMKALWSGQYKCITPRDFKVTIGKINEQFSGYEQQDSQELLLFLMDGLHEDLNRADNRKRYKEEANDHLDDIKAAELAWSKHKLLNSSIIVSLFQGQFKSTVQCLTCHRKSRTFEAFMYLSLPLASSNKCSLQDCLKLFSKEERLTDANKVFCRHCKAHRDSTKKLEIWKVPPILLVHLKRFSYEGRWKQKLQTTVDFPLESLDLAQYVIGPKPSQKGYNLFGVSNHYGGLDGGHYTAYCRNNPKQRWCKFDDHEVSEMSTSSIRSSAAYILFYSSL, encoded by the exons ATGCCAGCTGTTTCAACAGGGGCGAAAGAGCTCTACCTGTCAACGTCTCTGGGTGAATTGAACAAGAAAGCAGAATTTAAGCCGGAGAAAGCCAGCACAAGACA ctATGTTCAGAGTGCCTGTAAGATGTTCAAAGCTGCCGAGGAGTGTCGCCTTGACAGAGATGAAGAAAAGGCCTATGTTCTGTACATGAGATACCTGACAGTTTATGATGTCATTAAGAAGAGACCCGACTTCAAACAGCAGCAG GATTATTACTTGTCAATGCTTGGGCCATCCAGCTTCAAAAAAGCCATTGAGGAAGCAGAGAAGTTATCAGAGAGTCTAAAACTCCG GTATGAAGAAGTTGAAGTTCGTAAAAAActtgaggagagggagaaacaagAAGAGAAACGACGCAAAGAGGAAAAGCAGGAAAAGGACGAGGGACGGTCTTTATCAAAAGGGACAACTGACTCCCGCAAAGACAATAAGAAG GTGAAAGGAGAACAGAATGACTCAAAAATTGTACCATCAAAAG CTGCTGTGCCAGTGGGAGGGATCACAGCGGAGAAACTCTTCCACATGATGATGGACCACAGCCTCAGTGTCATCGTTATGGATGCGAGAAGCCTCAGGGACTTCGAAGAGTCGCAAATTCAAGTGCCGGCACAGAAGTGCATCAGTGTCCCAGAGGAGGCCATCTCCCCAGG GATAACTGTAAACCAGATCGAGGTGAAGCTTCCAGAGGCCTCAAAAGAGTTGTGGAAGCGTAGAGGTTTTGTGGATTATGTGGTTCTGCTAGACTGGTTCAGCTCTGCGGCAGACCTCAAGCTGGGGACCACACTGCAGAGTTTGAAAGATGCCCTTTACAAG TGGGACAGCACCACCATCCTCCGCAGTGAGCCCATGGTGTTGGAGGGAGGCTATGAGAACTGGCTGTTCTTCTACCCCATGTACACCACCAATGCTAAAGTTAAGCCCCCAAGACAGCAGGCCTCCAGTGCCATCCCACAAC TGAACTTCAGCTACCCCTCGCTGGAGGAGCCCAAGCCCCCGGCGGCCCCCGAGCCCCAGCAGCCAGTGCAGGTGAACGGGAGAGCAGCGGACGAGGCCCTCCCACTGGAGCCAGCAGCGCCAGAGCCCTCAACCGTGGCTCCCGCTGTCCCCGACGGACCTGTTCCTAAAGTGACCGAGACGACCAAGAAAGTTCCCCTGCCTCAGACTGGCGTAACAGTTAAACCGACCCCTCAG GTTGATCGCAGTAAAAAGCCCTCTGTCAGAATCTCGGATGGCTCAAGACCCAACAACGAACCCCCAACTAAGGACTCTCAGCTGCCTCAGAATGGCCCGTTTGTGCCGGACCGCTCAGTGAAGCCGGCCTTCGAGTCCGGCGGCCAGCTGTCGGAGGAGGAGCGCATCCAGATCCACGCCGAGGCGGCGGGTGTGAAGGACAAGGCCCGCTGGGAGCTTGAGCAGCGCAGGAGagcccaggaggaggaggaggcacgcgaggaggaggagcggcGGAGgaggcaggagcaggaggaaggggagaggaagacacccgaggaagaggaggaggaggaggaggaggagaagggccGACAGGAGCGCGGCCGGCTTGAGCGGCAGAGAGCCGAGGAGGACGATCAGGTGGGACAGGAGAGGTTCAGACGAGGGCAGAGAACGCAGAAGGGAGAAGGGCAGCTGAAAAGTGTCTCGCTGGACTCGCCCATGCCCAACAACGTGGTCAGTGAGATCAAG CGGGAGCCCTTAACCAGAGCACGCAGTGAGGAGATGGGACGCACTGTTCCAGGCCTGCCAGTCGGGTGGATGAAG TTTCTGGACACAGTGACGGGTACGTACCGGTATTACCACTCCCCGACCAACCGGGTGCACTTGTACCCCCCGGAGGTGAGCGTGCCCCAGACGCCCCCGGCCACGCCGAAGCAGAAGCCGGCCAAGCCCCCCGAGGCGGAGCGGGACCGCGAGCAGTCCAAACTCAAGCGCTCCTACTCATCCCCTGACATCACCCAGGACCTGCAGGAGGAAGGCCAGAAGAAGCCCACCCCAACACCCACCATCAACAGAGAGACCAA GCCTATAACTGCTAGCACATATGCGAAGGTTGAAAATTCCAGACCGTCAGCAGCCAAGATCCGTAGTCTGAACCCCACATTTGGAGGTCTGGGACCAGCCCTGACCGGTCTGAGGAACCTGGGGAACACCTGCTACATGAACTCAATCCTACAGTGTCTGTGTAACACACCCATCATGGCTGACTACTTCAACAAGAACCGCTATCAGGATGACATTAACCG AGCCAACATCCTGGGTCACAAGGGCGAGGTAGCGGAGGAGTTTGGCGTGATCATGAAGGCTCTCTGGTCTGGCCAGTACAAGTGCATCACTCCACGCGACTTCAAGGTCACCATTGGCAAGATCAACGAGCAGTTCTCTGGCTACGAGCAGCAGGACTCCCAggagctgctgctcttcctcATGGACGGCCTCCACGAGGACCTCAACAGA GCAGACAACCGCAAGCGCTACAAGGAGGAGGCCAACGACCACCTGGACGATATCAAGGCAGCCGAGCTAGCCTGGAGCAAGCACAAGCTTCTCAACTCCTCCATCATCGTGTCGCTCTTCCAGGGCCAGTTCAAGTCCACCGTCCAGTGCCTGACCTGCCACCGCAAGTCCCGCACCTTTGAGGCCTTCATGTACCTCTCCCTGCCCCTGGCGTCCTCCAACAAGTGCTCTCTGCAG GATTGCCTGAAGCTGTTCTCCAAGGAGGAGAGGCTGACTGACGCAAACAAAGTGTTCTGCAGACACTGTAAAGCCCATAGAGATTCTACTAAGAAGTTGGAGATCTGGAAGGTTCCACCCATCCTCCTGGTGCACTTGAAAAG gTTCTCATATGAGGGCAGATGGAAGCAGAAGCTGCAGACCACAGTGGACTTTCCCCTCGAGAGTCTGGACCTGGCGCAGTACGTCATCGGCCCCAAGCCCAGCCAGAAGGGATACAACCTGTTTGGCGTGTCT AACCACTATGGTGGGCTGGACGGCGGCCACTACACGGCCTACTGCAGGAACAACCCCAAACAGCGCTGGTGCAAGTTCGACGACCACGAGGTGTCGGAGATGTCCACCTCCTCCATCAGGTCCTCGGCCGCCTACATCCTCTTCTACTCCTCCCTGTGA
- the usp8 gene encoding ubiquitin carboxyl-terminal hydrolase 8 isoform X1 — MPAVSTGAKELYLSTSLGELNKKAEFKPEKASTRHYVQSACKMFKAAEECRLDRDEEKAYVLYMRYLTVYDVIKKRPDFKQQQDYYLSMLGPSSFKKAIEEAEKLSESLKLRYEEVEVRKKLEEREKQEEKRRKEEKQEKDEGRSLSKGTTDSRKDNKKVKGEQNDSKIVPSKAAVPVGGITAEKLFHMMMDHSLSVIVMDARSLRDFEESQIQVPAQKCISVPEEAISPGITVNQIEVKLPEASKELWKRRGFVDYVVLLDWFSSAADLKLGTTLQSLKDALYKWDSTTILRSEPMVLEGGYENWLFFYPMYTTNAKVKPPRQQASSAIPQLNFSYPSLEEPKPPAAPEPQQPVQVNGRAADEALPLEPAAPEPSTVAPAVPDGPVPKVTETTKKVPLPQTGVTVKPTPQVDRSKKPSVRISDGSRPNNEPPTKDSQLPQNGPFVPDRSVKPAFESGGQLSEEERIQIHAEAAGVKDKARWELEQRRRAQEEEEAREEEERRRRQEQEEGERKTPEEEEEEEEEEKGRQERGRLERQRAEEDDQVGQERFRRGQRTQKGEGQLKSVSLDSPMPNNVVSEIKAPLQHSSALANGSRKARILDGSTAEGFDKPKREPLTRARSEEMGRTVPGLPVGWMKFLDTVTGTYRYYHSPTNRVHLYPPEVSVPQTPPATPKQKPAKPPEAERDREQSKLKRSYSSPDITQDLQEEGQKKPTPTPTINRETKPITASTYAKVENSRPSAAKIRSLNPTFGGLGPALTGLRNLGNTCYMNSILQCLCNTPIMADYFNKNRYQDDINRANILGHKGEVAEEFGVIMKALWSGQYKCITPRDFKVTIGKINEQFSGYEQQDSQELLLFLMDGLHEDLNRADNRKRYKEEANDHLDDIKAAELAWSKHKLLNSSIIVSLFQGQFKSTVQCLTCHRKSRTFEAFMYLSLPLASSNKCSLQDCLKLFSKEERLTDANKVFCRHCKAHRDSTKKLEIWKVPPILLVHLKRFSYEGRWKQKLQTTVDFPLESLDLAQYVIGPKPSQKGYNLFGVSNHYGGLDGGHYTAYCRNNPKQRWCKFDDHEVSEMSTSSIRSSAAYILFYSSL; from the exons ATGCCAGCTGTTTCAACAGGGGCGAAAGAGCTCTACCTGTCAACGTCTCTGGGTGAATTGAACAAGAAAGCAGAATTTAAGCCGGAGAAAGCCAGCACAAGACA ctATGTTCAGAGTGCCTGTAAGATGTTCAAAGCTGCCGAGGAGTGTCGCCTTGACAGAGATGAAGAAAAGGCCTATGTTCTGTACATGAGATACCTGACAGTTTATGATGTCATTAAGAAGAGACCCGACTTCAAACAGCAGCAG GATTATTACTTGTCAATGCTTGGGCCATCCAGCTTCAAAAAAGCCATTGAGGAAGCAGAGAAGTTATCAGAGAGTCTAAAACTCCG GTATGAAGAAGTTGAAGTTCGTAAAAAActtgaggagagggagaaacaagAAGAGAAACGACGCAAAGAGGAAAAGCAGGAAAAGGACGAGGGACGGTCTTTATCAAAAGGGACAACTGACTCCCGCAAAGACAATAAGAAG GTGAAAGGAGAACAGAATGACTCAAAAATTGTACCATCAAAAG CTGCTGTGCCAGTGGGAGGGATCACAGCGGAGAAACTCTTCCACATGATGATGGACCACAGCCTCAGTGTCATCGTTATGGATGCGAGAAGCCTCAGGGACTTCGAAGAGTCGCAAATTCAAGTGCCGGCACAGAAGTGCATCAGTGTCCCAGAGGAGGCCATCTCCCCAGG GATAACTGTAAACCAGATCGAGGTGAAGCTTCCAGAGGCCTCAAAAGAGTTGTGGAAGCGTAGAGGTTTTGTGGATTATGTGGTTCTGCTAGACTGGTTCAGCTCTGCGGCAGACCTCAAGCTGGGGACCACACTGCAGAGTTTGAAAGATGCCCTTTACAAG TGGGACAGCACCACCATCCTCCGCAGTGAGCCCATGGTGTTGGAGGGAGGCTATGAGAACTGGCTGTTCTTCTACCCCATGTACACCACCAATGCTAAAGTTAAGCCCCCAAGACAGCAGGCCTCCAGTGCCATCCCACAAC TGAACTTCAGCTACCCCTCGCTGGAGGAGCCCAAGCCCCCGGCGGCCCCCGAGCCCCAGCAGCCAGTGCAGGTGAACGGGAGAGCAGCGGACGAGGCCCTCCCACTGGAGCCAGCAGCGCCAGAGCCCTCAACCGTGGCTCCCGCTGTCCCCGACGGACCTGTTCCTAAAGTGACCGAGACGACCAAGAAAGTTCCCCTGCCTCAGACTGGCGTAACAGTTAAACCGACCCCTCAG GTTGATCGCAGTAAAAAGCCCTCTGTCAGAATCTCGGATGGCTCAAGACCCAACAACGAACCCCCAACTAAGGACTCTCAGCTGCCTCAGAATGGCCCGTTTGTGCCGGACCGCTCAGTGAAGCCGGCCTTCGAGTCCGGCGGCCAGCTGTCGGAGGAGGAGCGCATCCAGATCCACGCCGAGGCGGCGGGTGTGAAGGACAAGGCCCGCTGGGAGCTTGAGCAGCGCAGGAGagcccaggaggaggaggaggcacgcgaggaggaggagcggcGGAGgaggcaggagcaggaggaaggggagaggaagacacccgaggaagaggaggaggaggaggaggaggagaagggccGACAGGAGCGCGGCCGGCTTGAGCGGCAGAGAGCCGAGGAGGACGATCAGGTGGGACAGGAGAGGTTCAGACGAGGGCAGAGAACGCAGAAGGGAGAAGGGCAGCTGAAAAGTGTCTCGCTGGACTCGCCCATGCCCAACAACGTGGTCAGTGAGATCAAG GCACCACTGCAGCATAGTAGTGCACTTGCGAACGGCAGCCGTAAGGCAAGGATTTTAGACGGTAGCACAGCCGAGGGCTTTGACAAGCCAAAG CGGGAGCCCTTAACCAGAGCACGCAGTGAGGAGATGGGACGCACTGTTCCAGGCCTGCCAGTCGGGTGGATGAAG TTTCTGGACACAGTGACGGGTACGTACCGGTATTACCACTCCCCGACCAACCGGGTGCACTTGTACCCCCCGGAGGTGAGCGTGCCCCAGACGCCCCCGGCCACGCCGAAGCAGAAGCCGGCCAAGCCCCCCGAGGCGGAGCGGGACCGCGAGCAGTCCAAACTCAAGCGCTCCTACTCATCCCCTGACATCACCCAGGACCTGCAGGAGGAAGGCCAGAAGAAGCCCACCCCAACACCCACCATCAACAGAGAGACCAA GCCTATAACTGCTAGCACATATGCGAAGGTTGAAAATTCCAGACCGTCAGCAGCCAAGATCCGTAGTCTGAACCCCACATTTGGAGGTCTGGGACCAGCCCTGACCGGTCTGAGGAACCTGGGGAACACCTGCTACATGAACTCAATCCTACAGTGTCTGTGTAACACACCCATCATGGCTGACTACTTCAACAAGAACCGCTATCAGGATGACATTAACCG AGCCAACATCCTGGGTCACAAGGGCGAGGTAGCGGAGGAGTTTGGCGTGATCATGAAGGCTCTCTGGTCTGGCCAGTACAAGTGCATCACTCCACGCGACTTCAAGGTCACCATTGGCAAGATCAACGAGCAGTTCTCTGGCTACGAGCAGCAGGACTCCCAggagctgctgctcttcctcATGGACGGCCTCCACGAGGACCTCAACAGA GCAGACAACCGCAAGCGCTACAAGGAGGAGGCCAACGACCACCTGGACGATATCAAGGCAGCCGAGCTAGCCTGGAGCAAGCACAAGCTTCTCAACTCCTCCATCATCGTGTCGCTCTTCCAGGGCCAGTTCAAGTCCACCGTCCAGTGCCTGACCTGCCACCGCAAGTCCCGCACCTTTGAGGCCTTCATGTACCTCTCCCTGCCCCTGGCGTCCTCCAACAAGTGCTCTCTGCAG GATTGCCTGAAGCTGTTCTCCAAGGAGGAGAGGCTGACTGACGCAAACAAAGTGTTCTGCAGACACTGTAAAGCCCATAGAGATTCTACTAAGAAGTTGGAGATCTGGAAGGTTCCACCCATCCTCCTGGTGCACTTGAAAAG gTTCTCATATGAGGGCAGATGGAAGCAGAAGCTGCAGACCACAGTGGACTTTCCCCTCGAGAGTCTGGACCTGGCGCAGTACGTCATCGGCCCCAAGCCCAGCCAGAAGGGATACAACCTGTTTGGCGTGTCT AACCACTATGGTGGGCTGGACGGCGGCCACTACACGGCCTACTGCAGGAACAACCCCAAACAGCGCTGGTGCAAGTTCGACGACCACGAGGTGTCGGAGATGTCCACCTCCTCCATCAGGTCCTCGGCCGCCTACATCCTCTTCTACTCCTCCCTGTGA